The DNA window ATGTGGGGCTCGGACTATCCCCGCACCATCACAGCCATTACCTACCGCATGTCATACGACTTCATCACCAAGTCCAAGGAGCTGACCGACGAAGAGAAGCATCTGTTCCTCGGCGACAATGCCATGCGTTTCTATGGCTTCAGAAATCTCCCCGTGCTTCCGTATGTCAAAAACATGTCGGAATGACGCGCTTTGTCAGAAAATACAGAAGATAAATTCAAAAAAATAACGAAAATGCAGTCTGTAAAAATTGTAGCTCCCGGTCGCGTGGTTGTCGAGGAGCAGCCGATACCGGCCGTAGGGCCGGACGACGTATTGGTCAAGATTCATTATGTAGGGTTCTGCGGTTCGGACCTCAACACATTCCGTGGCAAGAACCCGATGGCCATTGATCAGGTGATTCCGGGTCATGAAATCGGCGGCACGGTCGAGGAAGTAGGCGCGAATGTCCCCGCAGGCCTCTTTGAAAAGGGCATGAGTGTGACAGTCAACCCCTACACTGCCTGTGGCAAGTGTTCTTCATGCCGTCGCGGCCGCCCCAATGCCTGCCGTCACAACGAGACTCTCGGTGTGCAGCGCCACGGAGCTATGTCCGACTATATCGCTGTGCCTTGGTCGAAAATCATTCCCGCTCAGGGTCTGACTCCGCGCGAATGTGCGCTTGTCGAGCCGATGAGCGTCGGTTTCCATGCCGTTGACCGCGGACAGGTGACCGACATCGACACCGTGGCCGTAATCGGTTGCGGCATGATTGGTCTCGGAGCTATCGTCCGCGCTTCGCTTCGCGGTGCTACGGTCATCGCCATTGACCTTGACGACGAGAAGCTTGCTCTTGCCCGTGAGCTGGGTGCGACCTATTCGATCAACTCGGCTACGATGAACCTTGCCGACGAGCTTAACCGCCTGACCGACGGCAACGGTCCTGACGTGGTGATCGAGGCCGTAGGCTCGCCGTTCACCTACGTTGCTGCTGTCGAAAACGTTGCCTTCTGTGGCCGTGTGGTCTGCATAGGCTATGCCAAGGACGATGTATCGTTCCATACCAAGCTCTTTGTCC is part of the Duncaniella dubosii genome and encodes:
- a CDS encoding zinc-binding alcohol dehydrogenase family protein produces the protein MQSVKIVAPGRVVVEEQPIPAVGPDDVLVKIHYVGFCGSDLNTFRGKNPMAIDQVIPGHEIGGTVEEVGANVPAGLFEKGMSVTVNPYTACGKCSSCRRGRPNACRHNETLGVQRHGAMSDYIAVPWSKIIPAQGLTPRECALVEPMSVGFHAVDRGQVTDIDTVAVIGCGMIGLGAIVRASLRGATVIAIDLDDEKLALARELGATYSINSATMNLADELNRLTDGNGPDVVIEAVGSPFTYVAAVENVAFCGRVVCIGYAKDDVSFHTKLFVQKELDIRGSRNAMPNDFAAVIRYFLAGGRDNAEKLISATVTPAEAGEALEKWSANPGKVFRILVKF